A window from Chitinophaga filiformis encodes these proteins:
- a CDS encoding FecR family protein — MEQEKIRKLLERYNEGQCTPEEAAIIEEWFDSIGDQYTSPKSEQQVQADLGAVQRALMKQIQPAPRRFMRSWYYAAAAITVLVAAGAWFFQQRQHSATPALPGQQPVAGNLAKPVHTVDNGFVTVNTPKGNQEHITLEDGSKIVLNAASRIRYPEHFSGHHRDIYLEEGEAWFDAAPGAENSFTVHAGNITATALGTTFNIRAYAHEQQITVALLTGKVRVTTASQPSLILQPSEQASYDLRSLQLVKTAFDTEVVTGWQKGYLIFKDASFEQVRTGIENRYGVTIINQSDKKDWTYTGNFREETLANVIETICLTESLSYTIGKDTVILKNKQ, encoded by the coding sequence GTGGAGCAAGAAAAGATAAGGAAATTACTGGAGCGTTATAACGAAGGCCAATGCACCCCGGAAGAAGCAGCGATCATCGAAGAGTGGTTTGACAGCATTGGCGATCAATATACATCGCCTAAAAGTGAGCAGCAGGTTCAGGCAGACCTCGGCGCAGTACAGCGTGCGCTCATGAAACAGATACAACCGGCCCCCAGGCGCTTTATGCGTTCCTGGTACTACGCGGCCGCCGCTATAACCGTGCTGGTAGCAGCCGGCGCATGGTTCTTCCAGCAAAGGCAGCATTCCGCTACGCCTGCCCTGCCGGGACAACAACCGGTGGCCGGCAACCTGGCAAAGCCTGTCCACACCGTCGATAATGGCTTTGTTACTGTCAACACGCCTAAAGGCAACCAGGAGCATATCACGCTGGAAGACGGCAGCAAAATAGTGCTGAATGCCGCCAGCAGGATCCGCTACCCGGAACATTTCAGCGGTCATCACCGCGATATCTACCTCGAAGAAGGCGAGGCCTGGTTTGACGCCGCGCCCGGCGCAGAGAACTCATTCACCGTTCATGCCGGTAATATCACAGCAACCGCATTAGGCACTACTTTTAATATCCGCGCTTACGCACACGAACAACAGATCACCGTTGCCCTGCTTACCGGCAAGGTAAGAGTGACCACCGCGTCACAGCCATCCCTTATATTACAGCCAAGCGAACAGGCCAGTTATGACCTTCGCTCCCTGCAGCTTGTAAAAACTGCCTTCGACACAGAAGTAGTTACAGGCTGGCAGAAAGGCTACCTGATATTCAAAGATGCCTCCTTCGAACAGGTGCGCACCGGCATTGAGAACAGGTATGGCGTGACCATCATCAACCAAAGCGATAAGAAAGACTGGACCTATACCGGAAATTTCAGAGAGGAAACCCTGGCAAACGTTATTGAGACCATATGCCTGACAGAATCACTTTCCTACACCATTGGAAAGGACACAGTAATACTAAAGAACAAACAATAA
- a CDS encoding RNA polymerase sigma factor produces the protein MYSNYTDQELLSLLQEDSVNAFNVIYERYSQPLYLFILSKIDGADAGKDVLQDLFASLWERRQSINVNESLKSYLYQSARHKIIDIYRKNSTYRKYLQQLIEHFDVQPGGIAELVDSKTRTQDVFETINHLPERMKEIFMLSRVEHQTVEQIALRLGLSQQTVKNQITKALKILRANHARTDLVLFLLTTQAMYSFFAN, from the coding sequence ATGTATAGTAATTATACTGATCAAGAATTACTATCGCTGCTGCAAGAAGACAGTGTAAATGCTTTTAACGTTATTTATGAGCGTTACAGTCAACCTTTATACCTTTTCATTCTCAGCAAGATAGATGGTGCTGATGCCGGTAAAGATGTTCTCCAGGACCTTTTCGCCTCATTGTGGGAAAGACGACAATCTATCAACGTAAATGAATCCCTTAAATCTTACCTGTATCAATCTGCCAGGCATAAGATCATAGACATTTACCGCAAGAATTCCACGTACCGGAAATACCTGCAACAGCTGATAGAGCACTTTGACGTACAACCCGGCGGCATTGCCGAGCTGGTAGACAGCAAAACCAGGACTCAGGATGTTTTTGAGACCATTAATCACCTGCCGGAAAGAATGAAGGAGATCTTCATGCTCAGCCGTGTTGAGCATCAGACGGTTGAGCAAATTGCGCTACGGCTCGGATTATCACAGCAAACAGTTAAAAACCAGATTACCAAAGCCCTTAAGATATTACGTGCGAACCATGCCAGGACAGATCTTGTGCTGTTCCTGCTCACCACACAGGCCATGTACTCATTTTTCGCCAACTAA
- a CDS encoding AraC family transcriptional regulator → MKPILIKVGAFADNQITIIERCDPYFNTPFHFHPECELVFVMESNGKRIVGDSIESFDVGDMVFLGPHIPHVWYNDESYHKNNDQLKARSVVIYFPKDIFGDKFYGLPETKSLTDLFHRAQRGMKILGPTYDILKDQILSLPKKEGLERIISLLSILKVLAETKDVQYLASTGYSHAFNAKDNHKIDEVFKYVMGNFSKEISLQDVASITNLSPQSFCRFFKNRTKKSFVQFLNEVRIGHACKRLTEEDWSIAEIAYSCGFKNLSNFNRFFKEIVGKTPKEYKNELRLKEA, encoded by the coding sequence ATGAAACCCATTCTTATTAAAGTGGGGGCATTTGCCGACAATCAGATCACTATAATTGAGCGATGTGATCCTTATTTTAATACACCATTTCACTTCCACCCGGAATGTGAGCTTGTATTTGTAATGGAAAGCAATGGTAAAAGAATTGTGGGGGACAGCATTGAAAGTTTTGATGTTGGCGACATGGTATTTCTGGGGCCGCATATTCCACACGTATGGTACAATGATGAAAGCTACCATAAAAATAACGACCAGTTGAAAGCACGCTCCGTCGTGATCTATTTTCCGAAAGATATTTTCGGGGATAAGTTCTACGGACTGCCGGAAACAAAATCGCTTACAGACCTTTTCCACAGGGCCCAGCGGGGTATGAAGATACTCGGGCCAACCTACGATATCCTGAAAGACCAGATATTGTCCCTGCCTAAAAAAGAAGGACTGGAAAGGATCATTTCCCTGCTCAGCATCCTGAAGGTGCTGGCAGAGACAAAAGATGTACAGTACCTCGCCAGTACAGGCTATTCCCATGCCTTCAACGCAAAGGATAACCACAAGATCGACGAGGTGTTCAAATACGTAATGGGCAACTTCTCCAAAGAGATCTCCCTCCAGGATGTGGCCAGTATTACCAACCTCTCTCCGCAATCTTTCTGTCGCTTCTTTAAAAACCGCACCAAGAAATCATTTGTGCAGTTCCTCAATGAAGTGCGGATCGGGCATGCCTGCAAACGGCTGACGGAAGAAGACTGGTCTATCGCGGAAATTGCCTATTCCTGTGGTTTTAAGAACCTTTCTAACTTCAATCGCTTTTTCAAAGAGATCGTAGGTAAAACTCCAAAAGAATATAAGAACGAATTAAGACTGAAAGAAGCGTGA
- a CDS encoding LacI family DNA-binding transcriptional regulator has translation MNIKPNLNFVKGISIKDIAQEAGVSPTTVSFVLNGKGKEKRISEQVSKRILKIAGKLKYKPNQLARGLRTGKTKTIGLIVEDIANSFFANVAKVVEDEADKFGYKVLFGSTEDNEEKAKGLLEVLRYRQVDGYIITPTANLDKEIVSLQKPVVLMDRYFPNIADSHYVVVDNFQGAYVAVSHLVEQGYKKIGIITTTSSQIQMQQRLDGFVDALKKHGLPAGKNVIKRLPFDLDRAGFIQEITQYLQTNKDLDALFFATNYLGICGIESIRAIGLHIGTDIGMVSFDDHDIFRLHSPSITCVAQPVEEIGRRLIHLLIAELENSSTTPQQVVLSLELRKRESSMQSVPHENA, from the coding sequence ATGAATATCAAACCAAATCTGAATTTCGTGAAAGGAATATCCATTAAAGATATTGCCCAAGAGGCAGGGGTTTCTCCTACAACAGTTTCTTTTGTATTGAATGGTAAAGGAAAGGAAAAAAGGATCAGCGAACAGGTCAGCAAGCGGATACTCAAGATAGCAGGGAAGTTGAAATATAAGCCCAATCAGCTGGCGAGAGGCTTACGCACTGGCAAAACAAAGACGATCGGGTTAATAGTAGAAGACATTGCGAACAGTTTTTTTGCCAACGTTGCAAAGGTTGTAGAGGATGAGGCGGATAAATTTGGTTATAAGGTGCTTTTTGGCAGTACAGAGGACAACGAGGAGAAAGCAAAAGGATTGCTGGAAGTATTGCGTTACCGCCAGGTAGACGGATATATCATTACACCAACAGCAAATCTTGACAAGGAGATCGTATCCCTACAGAAGCCGGTGGTGCTCATGGACCGCTATTTTCCCAATATCGCAGACTCTCATTATGTGGTGGTAGACAACTTCCAGGGCGCCTATGTGGCCGTCAGCCACCTGGTGGAACAGGGATATAAAAAGATCGGTATTATCACCACCACTTCTTCACAGATACAAATGCAGCAACGCCTGGATGGTTTTGTAGACGCACTTAAGAAACATGGCCTGCCAGCAGGCAAGAACGTCATCAAACGGCTGCCATTCGATCTTGACAGGGCAGGTTTCATCCAGGAGATCACACAATATCTGCAAACAAATAAAGACCTCGATGCCCTCTTCTTTGCTACGAACTACCTCGGCATCTGTGGTATAGAAAGTATTCGTGCCATTGGTCTGCATATCGGTACGGATATAGGTATGGTCAGCTTCGATGATCATGATATTTTCCGCCTGCACAGTCCTTCCATTACGTGTGTGGCGCAGCCGGTGGAAGAGATTGGACGCAGGCTTATTCACCTGCTGATAGCAGAACTTGAAAATAGTTCCACCACTCCTCAACAAGTAGTACTTTCCCTTGAGTTACGCAAAAGAGAATCATCTATGCAATCGGTTCCTCATGAGAATGCATAA
- a CDS encoding SusC/RagA family TonB-linked outer membrane protein gives MKRSLFLFAVLSVLCFQFAWAQTKVTVTGVVKDPKGYPIPGVSVSEKGTTNGGVTDMNGTYKLNVNPSGTLVFSFIGYLKKEAAVGNSGSLNISLEEDQKGLQEVVVTALNVKRSTKALGYSMTEVKGEDVALSGQVNPVTSLQGKVAGVNISLGGGGPQSSARVLIRGNNSLGLNNQPLFVVDGVYLENGITGGDQWGNSQDFGNIMKNLNPDDFESVSVLKGGAATALYGSRGQNGVIIITTKKGIARKGLGVTVTHAEMYDKAYKSIDFQNIYGVGDTPADFPKDNNGDPYADENNWAGLSFGPKMLGQRVKDWQGNWTTFSPHPHNLLDLYRTGKYYNTNVAVDGGNEKTTFRLSYSNNYTNGIAPNNNFKRNNFNLRATHKLSSRVSADVSANYGKTNVENPAINGGNENLVFSSVYKMSRNFDTKYWRDKYIDPNGGALQNDPYGMSTTFFALNKYNTTQDEDNFQGRLGLKVDILSWLNLSLNGDVQTNLQQYERKELGRDPGFNGGYYNLTSTTAMQRKLQAILSGHRKLTSDLEMDLSVGAETYRWGYGKYNKAETRGGLKAPGLFYISNSVQDPLATARIIKGVRTDAIYAFANFAFRDQLYLDLTGRNDWNSTLMYADGHGVNNYFYPSASLSWLFSETFHLPEFFTFGKLRASYAGTGAGTDAYTTGIGTYSFISNYTGVGGGTIPRFGFDGNTLGNPNLKNEYTRNFEAGADVRFLNNRLGIDVAVYRKNTFNQIIPLSLPQESGVTSRLINAGNVQNTGIEILLNTVPVKTKDFDWNSTLSFTRNKNIVKEIAEGVNALELPNGYSQGSDVLVIARKGAEYGIMQTKYAYTYYNDPSKPSANGKKVLRSNGRYLRSSDAGLGYVDIGTIQPKFQSSWTNSFRYKNFNLNVLVDAKVGGKYSSATYNYAYSGGALKNTLAGRDKESGGLAWTDANGNAYNDGIIPDGVFAKGVTLTPLNGGAAVDASGMTYQQAYEQGLMRPKHAWDYYYRLGSWGQGIRENAIFTNSWVAVREVTVGYNVPASVYSKLKLNNLRVNLVGRNLFYIYSSLPGGLNPEGLYNNSSASAADYGGVPFVRSMGFNLQASF, from the coding sequence ATGAAGAGATCGCTTTTTTTATTTGCGGTTCTTTCTGTTTTGTGCTTCCAGTTTGCCTGGGCACAAACGAAGGTAACAGTAACCGGCGTTGTTAAAGATCCGAAGGGCTACCCGATTCCCGGCGTTAGTGTTTCAGAGAAAGGAACTACCAACGGCGGTGTGACAGACATGAATGGAACCTATAAGCTTAACGTCAACCCTTCGGGTACGCTTGTGTTTTCATTCATCGGATATTTGAAAAAGGAAGCTGCTGTAGGTAACAGCGGTAGCCTGAACATCTCTCTGGAAGAAGACCAGAAAGGATTACAGGAAGTTGTGGTAACAGCGTTGAACGTAAAGAGATCAACCAAAGCGCTGGGTTATTCCATGACGGAAGTTAAAGGTGAGGACGTTGCATTGTCAGGACAGGTAAACCCCGTTACATCTTTACAGGGTAAAGTCGCAGGTGTGAACATCTCTTTAGGTGGTGGCGGACCACAGTCCAGCGCACGTGTCCTGATCAGGGGTAACAACTCACTCGGCCTGAATAACCAGCCGCTCTTCGTAGTGGACGGTGTGTACCTTGAGAATGGTATCACTGGTGGAGACCAGTGGGGTAACTCTCAGGACTTCGGTAACATCATGAAGAACCTGAACCCTGACGATTTCGAAAGCGTTTCTGTACTGAAAGGTGGTGCTGCTACTGCGCTGTATGGTTCCCGTGGCCAGAATGGCGTGATCATCATCACTACCAAGAAAGGTATTGCACGTAAGGGTTTAGGTGTGACCGTTACTCATGCAGAGATGTATGATAAAGCATACAAATCAATCGACTTTCAGAATATCTATGGTGTTGGTGATACTCCGGCTGATTTCCCGAAAGATAACAACGGCGATCCTTATGCTGACGAAAACAACTGGGCTGGTCTCAGTTTTGGTCCGAAAATGCTGGGCCAGCGCGTAAAAGACTGGCAGGGTAACTGGACTACTTTCTCTCCTCACCCGCACAACCTGCTGGATCTTTACCGCACAGGTAAATACTACAATACAAACGTGGCAGTAGATGGTGGTAACGAGAAAACGACTTTCCGTTTATCTTACTCCAACAACTATACAAATGGTATTGCGCCAAACAACAATTTCAAGCGTAATAACTTTAACCTGCGTGCAACACATAAACTGTCTTCCAGAGTTTCTGCAGACGTAAGTGCTAACTATGGCAAGACAAACGTAGAAAACCCTGCTATCAACGGTGGTAATGAAAACCTTGTGTTCAGCAGTGTTTACAAAATGTCCCGCAACTTCGATACCAAGTACTGGAGAGACAAGTATATTGATCCTAACGGAGGTGCGCTGCAGAATGATCCTTATGGTATGTCTACAACTTTCTTCGCCCTGAATAAATACAATACCACACAGGACGAAGATAACTTCCAGGGCCGTTTGGGGCTGAAAGTAGACATCCTCAGCTGGTTAAACCTGTCATTGAACGGTGATGTGCAGACCAACCTTCAGCAGTATGAGCGTAAAGAGCTCGGTAGGGATCCGGGGTTCAATGGCGGCTATTATAACCTGACTTCTACTACTGCGATGCAGCGTAAACTGCAGGCAATATTGTCCGGACACCGCAAGCTGACCAGCGACCTGGAAATGGACCTGTCAGTAGGTGCTGAGACTTACAGATGGGGTTATGGCAAATACAACAAAGCTGAAACACGTGGTGGTCTGAAAGCTCCGGGACTGTTCTATATCAGTAACTCAGTACAGGATCCCCTGGCTACTGCAAGGATCATCAAAGGTGTTAGAACAGACGCTATTTATGCCTTCGCAAACTTTGCTTTCAGAGACCAGTTATACCTTGACCTGACAGGAAGAAATGACTGGAACTCTACGCTGATGTATGCCGATGGTCATGGTGTGAATAACTACTTTTATCCATCTGCGAGCCTTTCCTGGCTGTTCTCTGAAACATTTCACCTGCCTGAGTTCTTCACTTTCGGTAAGTTGAGAGCTTCTTATGCAGGTACTGGTGCTGGTACTGATGCATACACAACCGGTATTGGTACTTACTCCTTCATCAGTAACTATACTGGTGTTGGTGGCGGAACTATTCCACGCTTCGGATTTGATGGTAATACCCTGGGCAATCCTAACCTGAAGAACGAGTACACACGTAACTTTGAAGCTGGTGCAGACGTTCGTTTCCTGAATAACCGCTTAGGCATCGATGTGGCAGTTTACAGAAAGAACACCTTCAACCAGATTATACCTCTCTCTTTGCCACAGGAAAGTGGTGTAACCAGCCGTCTGATCAACGCGGGGAACGTACAGAACACAGGGATTGAAATATTGCTGAACACTGTTCCTGTTAAGACAAAGGACTTTGACTGGAACTCTACCCTCTCATTCACCCGCAATAAGAACATCGTAAAGGAAATTGCTGAAGGTGTAAATGCACTGGAACTGCCTAACGGTTATTCTCAGGGTAGCGATGTGCTGGTAATTGCGCGTAAAGGCGCCGAATATGGTATAATGCAAACCAAATATGCATATACATACTATAACGATCCTTCAAAACCTTCTGCTAACGGTAAGAAAGTATTGAGATCAAATGGCCGTTATCTGCGTTCAAGCGATGCAGGTCTTGGCTATGTTGACATCGGTACTATCCAGCCTAAATTCCAGTCTTCCTGGACCAACAGTTTCAGATACAAAAACTTTAACCTGAATGTGCTGGTAGATGCTAAAGTAGGAGGCAAATATTCTTCTGCTACTTACAACTATGCTTATTCCGGCGGTGCGCTGAAGAATACACTGGCAGGACGTGATAAGGAAAGTGGTGGTCTTGCATGGACTGATGCTAACGGAAATGCGTACAATGACGGTATCATTCCTGATGGTGTGTTTGCAAAAGGTGTTACGCTGACCCCGCTCAATGGTGGTGCGGCAGTTGATGCAAGTGGTATGACCTACCAGCAGGCATACGAGCAGGGCCTGATGAGACCAAAACATGCATGGGATTATTACTACCGCCTCGGTTCATGGGGACAGGGCATCCGTGAAAATGCCATCTTCACAAATTCATGGGTAGCTGTGCGTGAAGTAACTGTTGGTTACAATGTTCCGGCTTCTGTTTATTCTAAACTGAAACTGAACAACCTGCGTGTGAACCTGGTGGGAAGAAACCTCTTTTATATTTACAGCAGCCTGCCTGGCGGCCTGAACCCGGAAGGTCTGTACAACAACTCATCTGCTTCAGCAGCTGATTATGGTGGTGTGCCTTTCGTAAGAAGCATGGGCTTCAACCTGCAGGCTTCTTTCTAA